The DNA sequence AGCCATATTTACGGCGACACACTCGAAGCGCTTATCGGTGCAATTTACCTGGATAAAGGTTATCCGGAAGCAAAAAAATTTATCACCCGAAAACTGCTGAACAATTACGTTAATCTGGTTGAAGTGCAAAACACGAACTCCAACTACAAAAGTCAGTTGATTGAGTGGTCGCAGAAAAATAAGAAAGCAGTTTCGTTTGACACTACCGACGAAAGCAAAAATGATGGGAAACAACCGTGGTTCATGGCAATTATTGAAGTCGACAATGAGCTTTTGGGAAAAGGCTCTGGCGCGTCCAAAAAAGAAGCCCAACAAAATGCGTCAAAGGTTGCCCTCGATAAAATTAAAGACCGGTACCCCGATCCAAACCCTGCAGAATAGGAATTGCCTTTACGTATTTAACTCCTTTTCCTTTCATTTACACCCCAAAGGTTCATTTATTTTAGTTGCAAAAACTAAAACAGAAATTGAAATAGCCATTCCAATTTCTGTTTTCAGGAGCTAAAGCTTTAACGTTTATTGACTGGAATACCTGTGTTAAATATTGTTAAGTATTTATTATCAGCATTTTTAAAGATTATATTTGCGCTATGAGTAGAAGGGTAATACTTATATTAATTGTGATCATGGCTTTGGTGATGACCAGTTTGATTCTGGTTCAGACCAATTCGATCATGAAAGCACTTGAAATAAAAGAAGAGCAATTTAACGCACAAGTAAATAGCGCACTGACTAAAGTTGTATATCAACTTGAAATGGATGAGGCTTCATTATTGGTGGATTTGGCTAAAGATTTTACAACTCCCAGAAACAATGGTATTTTCCCGGGAAGTATTCAACAATCAACCTCGGGAACACTTACCATACAAAGCAAGATCCTTTCCTACCAATATTCCCAAAGAACTTCAGGAGTAATTCACAGTGAGGAAATAGCCGTAGATTTTGGTAATGAGCAAACCGACAAAGAAGAAAGCGAACGTGGAAGACCTGGAGAATTTCCAAATGCTTTCGATATTTTACACGAATCAGATGGATTTGCCCGAAAGCAATACGAAGCAAGACTTGATTTGAGAGCACGAATGTTTGAACTGCAAACTCAGGCCGCGATACTCTCGCAATTACCAATTGAAGACCGCATAGGAGACGTAAGTACTCTGGGAAGATCGATTAAGGCTGAACTAAAAAGACAAGGCATAAATCTTGATTTCAGATATGCACTAAAAACATTTCCCCAAGGAAAAGAACAGTTAGTTTACGGAGATAAAAATTTTAACTCTGACCAGCAGAACGACTACAAAATCCTCTTGTTCCCGCATGACGATATCCTCCAGCCAAACTGGCTTTTCCTATACTTTCCAAAACAGAAAACCTATCTCCTGAAAGAAACCGGGTTCCTGGTTATCCCAACTTTCGTTCTGACAGCTATGCTGATAGGTATTTTTGTTTTCACAATACTGATTATTCTTCGACAGAAAAAATTATCAAACATCAAAAACGACTTCATCAACAACATGACTCATGAGCTGAAGACACCAATTTCGACGATTTCACTTGCCAGTCAGATGTTGCGCGACAATACGGTTACCAATACTCCAAAAACCATTGAGCATATCTCCGGAATTATTTTTCAGGAGAGCAAGCGGTTAACGACTCAGGTTGAAAAAGTACTTCAAATGGCAGTATTTAATGAAGGAAAACTGAAACTAAAATTCAAAGAAGTAAATATTAATACGCTGATTAATTCGGTCGTTTTAAACTTCGAACTTAGGGTAAAGTCTAAAAATGGCGAATTAACCTCAGATTTGAAGGCAGACCCGGCAATCATTAAGGCCGATGAGGTACATCTTACCAATGTTTTGTTTAACTTGCTCGACAATGCTGTAAAATACAGCAAGGACGAGCCCAGAATTCATATTTCAACCGAGACAAAAGACGATTTTGTTGTTCTATCGGTAAAAGATCACGGTATTGGAATACAGAGCGAACATGTTGGCCAGATTTTTGAGCGCTTTTATCGCGTCCCAACTGGCAATGTGCACGATGTAAAAGGTTTTGGGCTAGGGTTGAGTTACGTTAAAATTATTGTTGATGCGCACAAGGGAAAGATAAAAGTTGAAAGCGCGCCAAATAAAGGAACAAAATTCATGATATATTTTCCGATAAACACAGAAGACCATGGAAAAAAAAGTAAAATTGCTATTGGCCGAGGATGATGAAAACCTTGGATTGTTACTGAAAGAATATCTAATTGCCAAAGGATATGAAACAGATTTATATTCCGATGGAGAGTTGGCATACAAAGGATTCACTAAAAATCAGCCTTACAACCTCTGTATTCTGGATATCATGATGCCTAAAAAAGATGGGATCTCGTTGGCCAAAGATATCCGGTTGCTTAACATGGACGTTCCGATTATTTTTCTGACTGCCAAAAACATGAAGGAAGATGTGTTGGAAGGATTCAAAATCGGTGCCGACGACTACATCACAAAGCCATTCAGCATGGAAGAGTTGATTTTCCGTATTGAAGCCATTATGCGACGGGTAAGTCAGGATAACAATTCCCACGAAGATGCTGTTTATCAATTGGGTATTTACACCTTCGATTCGCGTAAGCAAATCCTCACCGGAGGTGAAGAAGATGAAGTAAAGTTAACCACCAAAGAAGCTGAATTGCTCCGTTTGCTGTGCAACAATGCAAACAAGGTTTTAGAACGTAACTTTGCCCTTAAAACAATATGGATAGATGACAACTATTTCAATGCCCGTAGCATGGATGTTTACATTACTAAACTCCGGAAGCATTTGAAAGATGATCCGAAAGTTGAAATCATCAACGTGCACGGAAAAGGATACAAACTGATCATGTAATCTGAAACTGTACCCAGATATAAAAAAATCCTGCTGCAAAGCGGGATTTTTTGTTTTCGGAATTTTCGTTTTCGAAAATCAAATCACAAAAAAAAGGTTTCTCCATTTTGATCTGGAAAAACCTTTTATAAAATATTGTTTGGTACTGAGCAGGTGACTTGAAGTCACCTGCTCAGTAGTAGAAAATCAATCCAATTTCAGCACAGCCAGGAAAGCGTTCTGCGGAACCTCAACATTGCCCACCTGTTTCATGCGTTTCTTTCCCTTCTTTTGTTTTTCGAGAAGTTTGCGTTTACGGGTAATGTCGCCCCCATAACATTTGGCTGTTACGTCTTTACGAACGGCTTTCACCGTTTCGCGCGAAATAATCTTGGCGCCAATAGCCGCCTGTATCGCAATGTCGAACTGCTGGCGTGGGATCAGCTCTTTCAGCTTTTCGCACATCCGTTTCCCGAAACTATACGCATTGTTGAAGTGAATCAAGGTCGACAAAGCATCGACCATTTCGCCATTCAGGAGAATATCCAAACGTACCAGTTTCGCCGGACGGAAATCGAGCATATGGTAATCAAACGAAGCATATCCTTTCGAAATACTTTTCAGCTTATCGTAAAAGTCGAACACAATTTCGCCCAAAGGAAGGTCGAACACCATTTCAACACGGTCGGTAGTCAGGTAATCCTGCTTCAAAAGTGTTCCACGTTTGTCGAGACACAAGGTCATGATTGGCCCGATAAAATCGGAAGCAGTAATAATGTTCGCGCGGATAAACGGTTCGTCAATATCGTCGATGGTAGTGGTAGCAGGCAGTCCAGATGGGTTGTACACATTGATCGTTTCACCTCTGGTGGTATGAACGTGGTATAATACGTTGGGAACAGTGGTGATCACATTCATGTCGTATTCGCGGTCGAGGCGCTCCTGAACGATTTCCATATGCAGCAATCCGAGGAATCCGCAACGGAACCCGAAACCCAACGCAGCAGATGATTCGGGCTCGTAGGTGAGTGAAGCATCGTTCAATTGTAGTTTCTCCATGGCCGCGCGGAGATCTTCGTAATCTTCAGAATCGATCGGGTAAACTCCGGCGAAAACCATTGGTTTTACTTCTTCAAACCCATCGATGGCCTTTTCGCAAGGCGCTTTCGAATGGGTAACTGTATCGCCCACTTTTACCTCACGGGCAGTTTTAATACCACAAATGATGTATCCAACACTTCCAGCTTTCAATTCAGAACGCTCAAACATCCCAAGTTTCAGCGCACCAACTTCGTCAACCACATATTCTTTCGATGCATTCACGAATTTAACCTGATCGCCCTTCCGGAGTATTCCGTTTTCAACTTTCAAATAGGCGATAACTCCACGGAACGGGTTAAAAACGGAGTCAAAAATCAGGGCCTGAAGCGGCGCATCTTCAATTCCTTTCGGTTCAGGAATATCATTGACAATGCGTTCCAGTATTTCTTCGATCCCAAGCCCTGTTTTCCCGCTGGCGCGAATAATGTCGGTGCGTTTGCAGCCAATGAGACCGATAATCTGGTCTTCAACGATTTCAGGCATCGCATTATCCAGGTCCATCTTGTTCAGGATCGGAATAATTTCCAGGTCGTGATCGATGGCCAGGTATAAATTGGATATGGTTTGAGCCTGGATACCCTGCGTTGAATCGATGATAAGCAAAGCACCTTCGCAGGCAGCGATTGAACGCGAAACTTCGTACGAAAAGTCGACGTGTCCGGGAGTATCAATCAGGTTCAGGATATATTCCTGACCGTTAAGCGTGTACATCATCTGTATGGCGTGGCTCTTAATCGTAATTCCACGTTCCTGTTCCAAATCCATACTGTCGAGAACCTGGGCTTTCATCGCACGGGCGTCAACCGTTTTGGTATATTCGAGCAGCCTGTCGGCCAGCGTACTTTTTCCGTGATCGATATGCGCAATAATACAAAAATTACGTATTTTCTTCATTCCTGAAATTTCTAAAAACCTTATTAATCAAATCCTCCAATCGCATTTGCCGCAAAGATATTCAAATTTCGTTAACCTTAACAGGGTTTAAAAACCTGTCAGGCATAAGCTTTGCAAAAATTCAATTTCATATTCCGTTTCAGTCTGAATATGCCTACATTTACGCCTTTCAATAAAACGCAAAGAATGAAGCGAGTTGTATATTTACTCTTGATCCTGATTACGGCAGCAGCATGCAAGGAAGTGTTCGAAGCTCCTCCGCAAGCTTTACTTAAGGCAACGCTTCTGAATTCAAATGCTGGTGGAACCGTTTCTCCAATCGTATCAATACGTGGCATTGGGATTGAAACTTACTTATTTAAAGACACTGCTTTAAGCGTGCTAAATTTGCCTCTTTCTGCAAATACGAAGTCAAGTTTTCTGGTCTCATTTGATTCGGTAACCGATACCATCGATTTTACTTATGAAACGTCGATGAAATATGCTTCGATAGAAACGGGATTTTATAATGAATATAAATTGCAAAGCATCGATTTTACGAAAAACAGAATTGATTCCATCCTAATTACTGACAGTCTGGTAACCAAAACATGGCATGAAAATATTAAGATTTACCTTCGTCCTTTGTCTTCTGGCAGCAATTAGCTACGGGCAAAAAGAGCCGCAAAAGAAGATCAAACCGAAACGAACCGACAACTACATCCGCATGAAAGGTATTCGTCTGGGTGCAGATATTACGCGTCCATTTCAGGATTTATGGACTAAAGGCAATCGCTATGGCACTGAATTCTCGGCTGACATGGAACTGTGGCCCAACCTATTTCCTGTTTTTGAAACGGGTTTCGATGTAATGAAAATCAAGACCAGTTACATCGATTATAAAAGCTCCGGAAGTTATTCGCGAATCGGCATGGATTACAATTTTCTTCAGGCCGAAAATAAAAATGACAAAAACATCTTTTATGTAGGGCTTCGTTACGGATTTGTACTGGCTCGTCAGCAAGTAAATTCGTATACGATAGACTCCTATTGGACTCCCACTACCGGTCGATTCAGTAATCAGAATTACTTTGCCCATTGGGGCGAATTTTTGGTTGGAATAAAAGGTGAGATTATACACAATTTCTATATGGGCTGGACCATTCGGGGAAAGATAAAGCTCAACAACAAAGACCTCGGAATGCCACCCACTTATTTTATTCCGGGCTATGGAAAAGCCGAAAAAGGATTTAACCTCGATTTTACTTATTCGGTTTATTACAACTTGCCATGGGATTTTAGAAAGTCGATTGACCGAAAAAAAGATGCGGTCATGGACAAGAAAGTCGGCAAAATCATTAAAAAGCCAGCTACGGGAAAATAGGTCTCATGAAATAATTACAGAAAATCGTTACTCGAATAATAGAATATGGATTTTGTCCTCTCAATTCATGTTTAGCATCAAGACTTGGCAAAGTCATTTAAAATTCATAACTTAATGGTAATCAAAATCTGAAAGTTATGGCAGACAGAAGAATGTTTCTCAAATCACTCGCAGGAGCAACTGCAGGCCTCACATTAGCAGGCTCAGCAAAGGCAGCCGATGAAAGAGACCGACTCGGGGAGGTTCTCCCAAAACGAAAACTCGGAAGAACAAATCAGTATGTAACCATGCTCGGCACCGGAGGCTACCACGTTGGTTGGACCACCGAACGAGATGCTCAGGAAGTAATTGAAGCTGCTTTGGAAGGTGGTGTCCGCTTTTTTGACACCGCTGAAAGTTATGCCGACGGAACCAGTGAAACACGCTACGGTAAATACCTGACTCCGAAATATCGCGATCTGATTTTCCTGATGAGTAAATCGACAGGTAAAGATGCAAAAACGGTAAAAGAGCATTTGGAAGGAACACTGCGAAGGTTGAAAACCGATCATCTCGATTTGTATCAGGTTCACGCCATTTCGACACCTGAAGATGTTGACAGCCGAATTGAGTTAGGTGTTTTGGATGTTTTATTGAAAGCTAAGGACGAAGGCAAAATAAAATATCTTGGATTTACTGGACACCAGAATCCGTTTGCTCATGCCCGAATGCTCGAACGCACCAAAGAAAGTGATATTTTCGATACGGTATTGATGCCGGTGAACGTGCTGGATCAGACTTATTTCAGCTTCACCCAAAATATTATGCCGAATGCGCTGGAAAGGAATTTGGGAATTCTGGCTATCAAATCACTGGCCGATGGCCGATTTTTTGCTAATAAAGAACAGGCCGGATGGACAACCGATGACCCACTGATTCCGAATTACCTAAGCATAAAAGAGGCCATGCATTTTGTGTGGTCACTACCCGTCTCTGTTTTAATTTCAGGAAATGAGAATGCAACTTTCATGCGTGAAAAAATTGCACTAGCCCGCTCCTTTTCCAAACTTACTGAAGAACAGAAATCAGTCCTGATAGAAAAGGTAAAGCACATTGCTCTTACTGGAAAGGTTGAATATTTTAAGAAAAAAGAAGCATAAAAAGAGCATAGATAAAAGTCTTTAAACTAAAAATGACCGGCAATTCCGGTCATTTCTGTTTATCTAAACATGCAAAAAAGACTATTTTTTATCTTTTGCAGGAGTGGTTTCAGCTTTTTTGTCTTTCGAGCAGCAAGCTTTTTTGTCAGCACAACAAGATTTCTTTTCAGAAGCAGTGCATTCTTTCTTTTCAGTTTTCTTGTTGTCGTCTTTTGTTGTTGCAGCGTTTACCGTTGAAGCAGCCAAGCCCATTGTAAAAGCTAATGCAAGAACCAATGCTAATTTTTTCATGTTATACATTTTATTGGTTAATACTAAATTCTTCTGCCAAACTAAATATATTTCCAATCATAACAAAATGCGTTAACAATTATTTGGAATAAATATAAATAAGAATTATCGAAAGCTATATAAATCCAAGCCGACAGACGGCTTCCGGACTAATCAACCCGTTTAAAACCTGTTCGTTAATTACTCCCGAATTAATAATCGCCTGCCGTATTGTGATCTGCCCGTCTTTAGCTTTCTTAACAATTTCACTGGCCTTTTCATAACCAATCACAGGAATAATCGCGGTAATCAGTGCTGTCGAATTCAATACATTTTTCCGGCATTGTTCTTCGTTTGCCTCCAAATCCTGAATACAATGAACTCGCAGCATTTTAGTAGCATTGGTCAGCAGTTCGATACTTTCCAGAAGCGAATGCGCCACAAGAGGCATGAATTGATTCAATTCCAGGTTTCCTCCGGCAGCGGCCTGAGCTATCACAACATCATTTCCCATTACTACCATGGCAACCTGTGCCGCAGCTTCAGGAATAACCGGATTCACTTTCCCCGGCATAATCGACGATCCGGCCTGTTTCTCCGGAAGCCTGATTTCAGCGAACCCGGCATCAGGACCACTGGCCATTAACCTCAAATCGTTGCTTATTTTCAGAATTGATACAGCACATGCTTTTAACATTCCCGAGACTTCCACATAAACATCGGCATTTTGAGTATTGTCAATCAGGTTTTCGGCTCGTGCCAACCCAATTCCGGTATTTTCGCGCAATTTATCGACCACCCTGAAGATAAACTGGCGCGGAGCTCCCAGTCCCGAACCGATGGCTGTTCCACCCAAATTAACCACTCTTAATCGTTCCTCACATTTCGAAAAGCGCCAACGATCGCGATTAAAAGCTTCAGCATAGGCGCCCATTTCACAACCCAATGTGGTCAGAACCGCATCCTGAAGTTGGGTTCTACCAATCTTCACCACATGTGCAAACTCTTTTTCTTTTGCCTGAAATGCTTCCTGAAGGTCAAGCACCGATTGTTCGAGTTGACGAATCATTCGGATAGCCGCAATTTTAAGCGCTGTTGGGTAAGAATCGTTTGTTGATTGATGCAGATTTACATCGTCGAGCGGAGAAATGAATGTATAATCGCCTTTTTCCTTTCCTGAAATCTCAAGAGCGCGATTGGCAATGACCTCGTTTACATTCATATTCGTCGAGGTACCAGCTCCTCCCTGAAGACTATCGACAACAACGTATTTATTCAAAAGTCCTTCTGCCATTTCAATGCAAGCCAGTTCAATGGCTTCGACTTTTTGGGTTTCGGTGAAATACCCCAATTGCCGGTTAGTCTGGAAGCATGAAAGTTTAACCGCACCGAAAGCTTTCACCAA is a window from the Aquipluma nitroreducens genome containing:
- a CDS encoding sensor histidine kinase: MSRRVILILIVIMALVMTSLILVQTNSIMKALEIKEEQFNAQVNSALTKVVYQLEMDEASLLVDLAKDFTTPRNNGIFPGSIQQSTSGTLTIQSKILSYQYSQRTSGVIHSEEIAVDFGNEQTDKEESERGRPGEFPNAFDILHESDGFARKQYEARLDLRARMFELQTQAAILSQLPIEDRIGDVSTLGRSIKAELKRQGINLDFRYALKTFPQGKEQLVYGDKNFNSDQQNDYKILLFPHDDILQPNWLFLYFPKQKTYLLKETGFLVIPTFVLTAMLIGIFVFTILIILRQKKLSNIKNDFINNMTHELKTPISTISLASQMLRDNTVTNTPKTIEHISGIIFQESKRLTTQVEKVLQMAVFNEGKLKLKFKEVNINTLINSVVLNFELRVKSKNGELTSDLKADPAIIKADEVHLTNVLFNLLDNAVKYSKDEPRIHISTETKDDFVVLSVKDHGIGIQSEHVGQIFERFYRVPTGNVHDVKGFGLGLSYVKIIVDAHKGKIKVESAPNKGTKFMIYFPINTEDHGKKSKIAIGRG
- a CDS encoding aldo/keto reductase, translated to MADRRMFLKSLAGATAGLTLAGSAKAADERDRLGEVLPKRKLGRTNQYVTMLGTGGYHVGWTTERDAQEVIEAALEGGVRFFDTAESYADGTSETRYGKYLTPKYRDLIFLMSKSTGKDAKTVKEHLEGTLRRLKTDHLDLYQVHAISTPEDVDSRIELGVLDVLLKAKDEGKIKYLGFTGHQNPFAHARMLERTKESDIFDTVLMPVNVLDQTYFSFTQNIMPNALERNLGILAIKSLADGRFFANKEQAGWTTDDPLIPNYLSIKEAMHFVWSLPVSVLISGNENATFMREKIALARSFSKLTEEQKSVLIEKVKHIALTGKVEYFKKKEA
- the lepA gene encoding translation elongation factor 4, whose protein sequence is MKKIRNFCIIAHIDHGKSTLADRLLEYTKTVDARAMKAQVLDSMDLEQERGITIKSHAIQMMYTLNGQEYILNLIDTPGHVDFSYEVSRSIAACEGALLIIDSTQGIQAQTISNLYLAIDHDLEIIPILNKMDLDNAMPEIVEDQIIGLIGCKRTDIIRASGKTGLGIEEILERIVNDIPEPKGIEDAPLQALIFDSVFNPFRGVIAYLKVENGILRKGDQVKFVNASKEYVVDEVGALKLGMFERSELKAGSVGYIICGIKTAREVKVGDTVTHSKAPCEKAIDGFEEVKPMVFAGVYPIDSEDYEDLRAAMEKLQLNDASLTYEPESSAALGFGFRCGFLGLLHMEIVQERLDREYDMNVITTVPNVLYHVHTTRGETINVYNPSGLPATTTIDDIDEPFIRANIITASDFIGPIMTLCLDKRGTLLKQDYLTTDRVEMVFDLPLGEIVFDFYDKLKSISKGYASFDYHMLDFRPAKLVRLDILLNGEMVDALSTLIHFNNAYSFGKRMCEKLKELIPRQQFDIAIQAAIGAKIISRETVKAVRKDVTAKCYGGDITRKRKLLEKQKKGKKRMKQVGNVEVPQNAFLAVLKLD
- a CDS encoding DUF6452 family protein translates to MKRVVYLLLILITAAACKEVFEAPPQALLKATLLNSNAGGTVSPIVSIRGIGIETYLFKDTALSVLNLPLSANTKSSFLVSFDSVTDTIDFTYETSMKYASIETGFYNEYKLQSIDFTKNRIDSILITDSLVTKTWHENIKIYLRPLSSGSN
- a CDS encoding aspartate ammonia-lyase encodes the protein MQKYRKETDLLGTRQIPADSMWGIHTERALENFQISGRTVHLELVKAFGAVKLSCFQTNRQLGYFTETQKVEAIELACIEMAEGLLNKYVVVDSLQGGAGTSTNMNVNEVIANRALEISGKEKGDYTFISPLDDVNLHQSTNDSYPTALKIAAIRMIRQLEQSVLDLQEAFQAKEKEFAHVVKIGRTQLQDAVLTTLGCEMGAYAEAFNRDRWRFSKCEERLRVVNLGGTAIGSGLGAPRQFIFRVVDKLRENTGIGLARAENLIDNTQNADVYVEVSGMLKACAVSILKISNDLRLMASGPDAGFAEIRLPEKQAGSSIMPGKVNPVIPEAAAQVAMVVMGNDVVIAQAAAGGNLELNQFMPLVAHSLLESIELLTNATKMLRVHCIQDLEANEEQCRKNVLNSTALITAIIPVIGYEKASEIVKKAKDGQITIRQAIINSGVINEQVLNGLISPEAVCRLGFI
- a CDS encoding DUF6048 family protein — translated: MKILRFTFVLCLLAAISYGQKEPQKKIKPKRTDNYIRMKGIRLGADITRPFQDLWTKGNRYGTEFSADMELWPNLFPVFETGFDVMKIKTSYIDYKSSGSYSRIGMDYNFLQAENKNDKNIFYVGLRYGFVLARQQVNSYTIDSYWTPTTGRFSNQNYFAHWGEFLVGIKGEIIHNFYMGWTIRGKIKLNNKDLGMPPTYFIPGYGKAEKGFNLDFTYSVYYNLPWDFRKSIDRKKDAVMDKKVGKIIKKPATGK
- the rprY gene encoding response regulator transcription factor RprY; protein product: MEKKVKLLLAEDDENLGLLLKEYLIAKGYETDLYSDGELAYKGFTKNQPYNLCILDIMMPKKDGISLAKDIRLLNMDVPIIFLTAKNMKEDVLEGFKIGADDYITKPFSMEELIFRIEAIMRRVSQDNNSHEDAVYQLGIYTFDSRKQILTGGEEDEVKLTTKEAELLRLLCNNANKVLERNFALKTIWIDDNYFNARSMDVYITKLRKHLKDDPKVEIINVHGKGYKLIM
- the rnc gene encoding ribonuclease III, whose amino-acid sequence is MIRTIVQRIKLFSSSRKEFYLFLRSLLGFYPTNLRVYDIAVIHKSASKIDSQGNYINNERLEYLGDAILGAAIADFLYNRFPNQDEGYLTQMRSKLVNRSFLTQLTYQIGLNHFIQSNTTSTIESSHIYGDTLEALIGAIYLDKGYPEAKKFITRKLLNNYVNLVEVQNTNSNYKSQLIEWSQKNKKAVSFDTTDESKNDGKQPWFMAIIEVDNELLGKGSGASKKEAQQNASKVALDKIKDRYPDPNPAE